The genomic segment ATATTTAAGTAAATACAGGAAGGTAAAAACCTCAACCCAATGGATAGACCTTGAAATACCCAAACAAACACGAAAATTGATAGAAAATCTAAATTTACATATTACTTAAAAATCAGGAAGTTACGGACTAAGTATGCAATTTTAGATACCCCAAAACAAAATTATAACAAAAGAAGATAAGAAAATACAAATAAATTAAAAATAAGAAATAGATTTTAAGGGATGATGAGAAATATTGATTTATGGAGGACCAAAGGCTTTCCAGGCTAAAGAAATGACAGATAGCTTTTTCATACCACGCCATAAGACCTTTGCTCCTGGATTACCATCACTTTTTCTACCTAAAAATCCTCCTAATTGTGCAATCATCCTAATAGCTTGAGATAAGGATGGTGGTTCTTTGGGAGGTTTTTTGGTATTGTGGTAAAAGCACCAAAGAGATTTCCATTCATGCTCTTGAAGGATAACACTACAAGGAAGGTTTGGTATTGTTCTGCCAATCATAGTCAAAAACATAATTCTCCAGGCAACAATGGAATCTATTGCTAGACAGCGCCTAAGTCCTTCTGCTGTTTTAAATTGATGCTTTTCAATACCACAACCACTTTTTAGAATTTTATGGAATAATT from the bacterium genome contains:
- a CDS encoding IS4 family transposase codes for the protein MELFHKILKSGCGIEKHQFKTAEGLRRCLAIDSIVAWRIMFLTMIGRTIPNLPCSVILQEHEWKSLWCFYHNTKKPPKEPPSLSQAIRMIAQLGGFLGRKSDGNPGAKVLWRGMKKLSVISLAWKAFGPP